A window of Flavobacterium flavigenum contains these coding sequences:
- a CDS encoding aldose 1-epimerase family protein, with product MNTTISNKALKASIKHAGAELFSLTNDQNKEYMWNGDPNYWPKHSPILFPIVGSLKNETYTFNKKDYRLPRHGFARDMEFQLIEKTESAATFSLSYDEGTLEKYPFKFELQIVYKLEGNKLNIAYKVINKEATQIPFSIGAHPAFALPENFSNYSIEFEKEEKLEYSLLEDGLISNTNEILESSNNTVSLHYKLFENDALVFKTLESNSLTILENSKPYIKVDFKDFPSLGIWTKENAPFICIEPWFGYSDTLEKSGDLFKKEGILILEAKQSFNTSFDIEIF from the coding sequence TTGAATACAACGATCTCAAATAAAGCACTAAAAGCTTCTATAAAACATGCCGGAGCTGAATTATTTTCATTAACAAACGATCAAAATAAAGAATACATGTGGAATGGAGACCCTAATTATTGGCCGAAACATTCTCCTATACTTTTTCCAATTGTGGGAAGCTTAAAAAACGAAACTTATACATTTAATAAGAAAGACTATCGCTTACCAAGACATGGTTTTGCCCGTGATATGGAATTTCAATTAATTGAAAAAACAGAATCAGCTGCCACATTTTCTTTATCCTATGATGAAGGAACGCTTGAGAAATACCCTTTTAAGTTTGAATTGCAGATTGTTTACAAACTTGAAGGAAATAAACTGAATATTGCATACAAAGTAATCAATAAAGAAGCAACACAAATTCCTTTTTCTATTGGAGCCCATCCTGCCTTTGCCTTACCTGAAAATTTTTCAAACTACAGCATTGAATTTGAAAAAGAAGAAAAACTGGAATATTCACTTCTTGAAGATGGCTTAATTTCTAATACTAATGAGATTTTAGAATCTTCAAATAATACAGTTTCATTACATTATAAATTATTTGAAAATGATGCTTTGGTTTTTAAAACCTTAGAATCAAATTCTTTAACTATACTTGAAAACTCAAAACCATATATAAAAGTCGATTTTAAGGATTTTCCAAGTTTAGGAATCTGGACTAAAGAAAATGCTCCATTTATTTGTATTGAACCGTGGTTTGGTTATTCTGATACACTTGAAAAATCAGGAGATTTATTTAAAAAAGAAGGAATACTGATTCTTGAAGCAAAACAAAGTTTTAATACTTCATTCGATATAGAAATCTTTTAA
- a CDS encoding M1 family metallopeptidase, with product MKRKFAKALLITALFVGIYSVTAQQAPVTAGNPVNNYNYHDAFAPHFYTKNGTPTRSANGQPGVEYWQNRADYQITAKLNATTNEIVGTDEITYTNNSPDKLSFVWLNLDQNLFKNDSRGNAVVPLKGSRNGAQGQIFDGGNKIKSVKVTLGGKKKTEAEAKYIITDTRMQIFLPQELASKGGSVKIKIEFSFIAPFEGSDRMGVLETKNGKIFTIAQWYPRMCVYDDVRGWNTAPYLGASEFYLEYGDFDVKLTVPANHYVVGSGELLNGAEVLPAEQFKRYKEASQSDKTVVIRSAEEVAAGANATNANTEKTWHYQIKNARDFSWASSPAFILDGAKINLPSGKKALALSAYPVESSGKDGYGRSTEYVKASIEHYSKQWFEYPYPAATNVAGNEGGMEYPGIVFCGWKSKGQDLWGVTDHEFGHIWFPMIVGSNERLFAWMDEGFNTFINSLSTEAFNNGEYKEKPTDLHEMAEPFTRPDLETIMSSPDNMKEANIGMLCYFKPSAGLIILREQILGKERFDTAFRTYIQRWAYKHPQPDDFFRSMENIAGEDLSWFWRSWYVNNWRFDQGINSIKYVKNDPAKGVIINVENLDKMPMPIVLDVKTKSGKVARVNLPVEIWQRNKDWSFKHNSTEEIESITLDPDHVFPDNNVSNNVWTAGKGKVEKDIILDGYLGLYSTKNAPLKIELTEKNSVLNVEITNFPKFTVEPVAGEKDTFISNASGLKFKFNEAKTAFDMIILGNGQVIPFTKN from the coding sequence ATGAAAAGAAAATTCGCTAAAGCCTTATTGATAACGGCTTTGTTTGTAGGAATTTATTCTGTTACTGCTCAGCAAGCACCGGTAACAGCAGGAAATCCAGTTAATAATTACAATTATCATGATGCCTTTGCACCACATTTTTACACAAAAAATGGTACACCAACCCGTTCAGCAAACGGGCAGCCAGGTGTTGAATACTGGCAAAACAGGGCAGATTATCAGATTACGGCAAAATTAAACGCGACTACAAATGAAATAGTCGGTACCGATGAAATTACATACACAAATAATAGTCCGGATAAACTTTCTTTCGTATGGCTGAATTTAGATCAGAATTTATTCAAAAATGACTCACGTGGAAATGCAGTTGTACCTTTAAAAGGAAGTCGTAATGGAGCACAGGGTCAAATTTTTGACGGAGGAAATAAAATAAAATCAGTTAAAGTAACTTTAGGAGGTAAGAAGAAAACAGAGGCTGAAGCGAAATATATAATTACAGATACCAGAATGCAGATTTTTCTTCCACAGGAATTAGCATCAAAGGGAGGTTCTGTAAAAATAAAAATTGAATTCTCCTTTATTGCCCCGTTTGAAGGGTCTGACAGGATGGGAGTATTGGAAACCAAAAACGGAAAAATATTCACAATAGCACAATGGTATCCGCGTATGTGTGTGTATGATGATGTAAGAGGATGGAATACAGCACCATATCTTGGGGCTTCTGAGTTTTATCTTGAATATGGTGATTTTGATGTCAAACTTACAGTTCCGGCTAATCATTATGTTGTCGGATCAGGTGAATTGTTAAATGGTGCAGAAGTTTTGCCGGCGGAGCAATTTAAGCGCTATAAAGAAGCATCTCAAAGCGATAAAACGGTTGTTATTCGTTCTGCAGAAGAAGTCGCAGCCGGAGCAAACGCCACCAACGCAAATACTGAAAAGACATGGCATTATCAAATTAAAAATGCCCGCGATTTCTCATGGGCTTCATCCCCGGCCTTTATTTTAGACGGTGCAAAAATTAATCTTCCAAGTGGTAAAAAAGCGTTGGCCCTATCGGCTTATCCTGTTGAAAGTTCAGGTAAAGACGGTTATGGGCGTTCTACAGAGTATGTAAAAGCATCAATTGAGCATTATTCTAAACAGTGGTTTGAATACCCTTATCCTGCAGCTACAAACGTCGCAGGAAATGAGGGAGGAATGGAGTATCCGGGAATTGTTTTCTGTGGATGGAAATCAAAAGGTCAGGATTTATGGGGAGTTACAGATCATGAGTTTGGCCATATCTGGTTTCCAATGATTGTGGGTTCAAACGAAAGATTATTCGCATGGATGGATGAAGGTTTCAATACTTTTATAAATTCATTGAGTACTGAAGCATTTAATAATGGTGAATATAAAGAAAAGCCTACTGATTTACACGAAATGGCAGAGCCCTTTACAAGACCAGACTTAGAAACAATTATGAGTTCTCCTGACAATATGAAGGAAGCCAATATTGGGATGCTGTGTTATTTTAAACCAAGTGCAGGTTTAATTATTTTGAGAGAACAGATTTTAGGAAAAGAGCGTTTTGATACTGCATTTAGAACTTATATCCAGCGATGGGCTTACAAACACCCTCAGCCTGATGATTTTTTCAGATCTATGGAAAATATTGCCGGTGAAGATTTAAGCTGGTTCTGGAGAAGCTGGTACGTAAACAACTGGCGTTTTGATCAGGGAATTAATTCAATTAAATATGTGAAAAACGACCCTGCAAAAGGTGTTATAATTAATGTCGAAAATTTAGACAAAATGCCAATGCCAATTGTTCTGGATGTAAAAACAAAAAGCGGAAAAGTGGCAAGAGTTAACTTGCCGGTAGAAATTTGGCAGCGCAATAAAGACTGGTCTTTCAAACATAACTCTACAGAGGAAATAGAAAGTATAACTTTAGATCCTGATCATGTTTTTCCGGATAATAACGTAAGTAATAATGTTTGGACGGCTGGAAAAGGAAAAGTTGAAAAAGATATTATCCTGGATGGTTATTTGGGGCTTTATTCTACAAAAAATGCTCCTTTAAAGATCGAATTAACTGAAAAGAATAGTGTTTTAAATGTTGAAATTACAAACTTCCCTAAGTTTACGGTAGAACCTGTAGCAGGTGAAAAGGATACTTTTATATCTAATGCATCGGGTTTAAAATTTAAATTTAATGAAGCAAAAACAGCTTTTGATATGATTATTTTGGGTAATGGGCAAGTAATTCCATTTACTAAAAATTAA
- a CDS encoding GNAT family N-acetyltransferase: MKISIVVTQEEHFKFAQEICDTIESSALLRGTGIAKRTPEYIQKKMSNGDAMIALVDEKFAGFCYIESWEHGKFVAHSGLIVHPDYRNLGLAKKIKSKVFDYSLKKYPNAKIFGITTGLAVMKINSELGYKPVPFSELTTDPSFWAGCKTCTNFPILQSKENKMCLCTGMLYDPKDKPKDPPRHPFNEAVLKRLKKIKQALFLNKILSVLFT, translated from the coding sequence ATGAAGATATCTATTGTTGTTACTCAGGAAGAACACTTCAAATTCGCACAGGAAATTTGCGATACTATAGAATCATCTGCCTTGTTAAGAGGTACAGGGATTGCTAAAAGGACTCCTGAATACATTCAGAAAAAAATGTCTAACGGAGATGCGATGATTGCTCTTGTAGACGAAAAATTCGCAGGTTTTTGTTATATCGAAAGTTGGGAGCACGGCAAATTCGTGGCACACTCCGGTTTAATCGTGCATCCGGATTACAGAAACTTAGGTTTGGCTAAAAAAATAAAATCAAAAGTTTTTGATTATTCCCTGAAAAAATATCCAAACGCTAAAATATTTGGTATTACAACTGGTTTGGCGGTTATGAAAATTAACTCTGAATTAGGTTATAAACCAGTTCCTTTCTCGGAATTAACAACAGATCCAAGTTTTTGGGCTGGGTGTAAAACATGTACCAACTTTCCGATTCTTCAAAGTAAAGAAAATAAAATGTGCTTGTGTACCGGAATGTTATATGATCCAAAAGATAAGCCAAAAGATCCGCCAAGACATCCTTTTAACGAAGCTGTTTTGAAAAGATTAAAAAAAATAAAACAAGCTTTATTTTTAAATAAAATTTTATCTGTTTTATTTACCTAA
- a CDS encoding argininosuccinate synthase, whose translation MKKVVLAYSGGLDTSYCLKYLKNEKGYEVHTVLVDTGGFDAEELSAIEKRAYELGSAQHANLTIVDKYYDKAIKYLIFGNVLKNNTYPLSVSAERVFQAIEAIKYAKKVGASAIAHGSTGAGNDQIRFDLIFQTIAPEIEIITPIRDLKLSRQEEVEYLQKNGVSYSWEKAQYSINKGLWGTSVGGKETLTSGQPLPSEAYPSQLQKEGEEKVTLHFEQGELVALNGKKDAPEKNIVKLEKLANAYAIGRDIHVGDTIIGIKGRVGFEAAAPLIIIKAHHLLEKHTLGKWQQYWKEQLGNWYGMLFHEGQFLDPVMRNIETFLQDTQKTVNGTVTVSLKPYHFSLDGIESKNDLMNTGFGQYGEMNNAWTSEDAKGFIKILGNAQNIFSSVNHLEHD comes from the coding sequence ATGAAAAAAGTAGTATTAGCTTATAGCGGAGGATTAGATACCTCGTATTGTTTGAAATATTTAAAAAATGAAAAAGGATACGAAGTTCACACTGTTCTTGTTGACACAGGAGGATTCGACGCAGAAGAATTATCAGCAATTGAAAAAAGAGCTTACGAACTAGGAAGTGCACAACACGCAAACCTTACAATCGTAGACAAATATTATGATAAAGCTATAAAATATTTGATTTTCGGAAACGTATTAAAAAACAATACATATCCGTTGTCAGTAAGTGCAGAGCGTGTTTTCCAAGCTATTGAAGCAATTAAATATGCTAAAAAAGTAGGAGCAAGTGCCATCGCACATGGAAGCACAGGTGCAGGAAACGATCAAATCCGTTTTGATTTGATTTTCCAGACTATCGCTCCGGAAATCGAAATCATTACACCAATTAGAGATTTAAAATTGTCTAGACAAGAAGAAGTAGAGTACCTTCAAAAAAATGGTGTAAGTTATTCTTGGGAAAAAGCACAATATTCTATCAATAAAGGTCTTTGGGGAACCAGTGTTGGAGGTAAAGAAACTTTAACTTCAGGACAGCCATTACCAAGTGAAGCTTATCCTTCGCAATTGCAAAAAGAAGGTGAAGAAAAAGTAACACTTCATTTTGAGCAAGGAGAATTAGTTGCATTGAATGGTAAAAAAGATGCTCCTGAAAAAAATATTGTTAAACTTGAAAAACTGGCAAATGCTTATGCAATTGGTAGAGATATTCACGTAGGGGATACCATTATCGGAATTAAAGGAAGAGTTGGTTTTGAAGCTGCTGCTCCATTAATTATCATCAAAGCGCACCATTTATTAGAGAAGCATACGCTAGGAAAATGGCAGCAATATTGGAAAGAGCAATTAGGAAATTGGTACGGGATGTTGTTTCACGAAGGTCAGTTTTTAGATCCTGTTATGAGAAACATTGAGACTTTCCTGCAAGACACTCAAAAAACAGTAAACGGAACAGTAACTGTTTCATTAAAACCATATCATTTTTCGCTTGACGGAATCGAATCTAAAAATGATTTGATGAACACAGGTTTCGGTCAATATGGAGAAATGAACAATGCCTGGACATCTGAAGATGCAAAAGGATTTATTAAGATTTTAGGAAATGCACAAAATATATTTTCATCTGTAAATCATTTAGAGCATGATTAA
- the argC gene encoding N-acetyl-gamma-glutamyl-phosphate reductase, whose protein sequence is MINIGIIGGSGYTAGELIRILMYHPNAKLDFVYSTTNAGKPLSVAHHDLMGDIEMNFTAEINPNVNIVFLCLGHGKSISFLKENQFASHTKIIDLGNDFRLNKDAHFEGKDFIYGLPEINKAEIKKANYIANPGCFATAIQLALLPLAEHNLLNNDVHINATTGSTGAGVSLSETSHFSWRNNNFSHYKAFEHQHLGEISESLVQLQDDFDSELLFIPNRGDFPRGIFATLYTLCDDSLEQLVEKYQEFYKNEPFVTITTTNINMKQVVQTNKCIISLLKKGNRVLITSIIDNLTKGASGQAIQNMNLMFGLEETTGLHLKPSGF, encoded by the coding sequence ATGATTAATATCGGGATAATAGGTGGTTCAGGTTATACAGCAGGAGAATTAATTAGAATCCTTATGTATCACCCAAATGCCAAATTAGATTTTGTTTACAGCACAACAAACGCAGGAAAACCACTTTCTGTGGCGCACCACGATTTGATGGGGGATATCGAAATGAATTTCACAGCCGAAATCAATCCAAATGTGAATATTGTTTTCTTGTGTTTAGGTCACGGAAAATCAATTTCATTTTTGAAAGAAAATCAGTTTGCAAGTCACACGAAAATTATTGATTTAGGAAATGATTTCAGATTAAACAAAGATGCGCATTTCGAAGGAAAAGATTTCATTTACGGATTGCCAGAGATTAATAAAGCAGAAATTAAAAAAGCAAATTACATTGCCAATCCAGGTTGTTTTGCAACTGCTATTCAGTTGGCTTTATTGCCTTTAGCAGAGCACAATTTGTTGAATAATGATGTTCATATTAATGCAACAACAGGAAGTACAGGAGCAGGAGTAAGTCTTTCAGAAACTTCTCATTTCAGCTGGAGAAACAATAATTTTTCGCATTACAAAGCTTTTGAACACCAGCATTTAGGTGAAATTTCAGAAAGTCTGGTTCAGCTACAGGATGATTTTGACAGCGAATTACTTTTTATTCCGAACAGAGGAGATTTTCCAAGAGGAATTTTTGCAACGCTTTATACATTATGCGATGATAGTTTGGAGCAATTAGTTGAAAAATACCAAGAGTTCTATAAAAACGAGCCTTTTGTAACGATTACAACGACTAACATCAACATGAAACAAGTGGTTCAAACGAACAAATGTATCATTAGTTTATTGAAAAAAGGAAACCGGGTTCTCATAACGTCAATTATAGATAACTTAACCAAAGGTGCTTCAGGACAAGCAATCCAAAACATGAATTTAATGTTCGGATTAGAAGAAACCACAGGTTTACATTTGAAACCAAGCGGATTTTAA
- a CDS encoding aspartate aminotransferase family protein, whose translation MNLFNVYPLYDITPVKAIDCTIIDDKGVEYLDLYSGHGVISIGHTQPDYVAKLKNQLDHLGFYSNAIQNPLQVELAKKLGKISGLEDYELFLCSSGAEANENALKLASFHNGRSRVVAFHNSFHGRTSAAVAVTDNKKIVAPINAQQEVTFLPLNQIELVEAELAKGDVSSVIIEGIQGVGGLDQGTTEFFQALEKACKKHDVVLILDEVQSGYGRSGKFFAFQHHGINADIISVAKGMGNGFPVGAILISPKFEASFGLLGTTFGGSHLSCAAGIAVLDVIEKLDLQKNVNEVYEYFLEKIKEVEGIKQVKGKGLMLGVEFDFDVAALRKKLIIEKHIFTGSANNKNLLRILPPLTVKKVDIDTFVKALKESLAELKN comes from the coding sequence ATGAACTTATTCAACGTTTACCCATTATACGACATCACTCCGGTAAAAGCAATTGATTGTACTATTATCGACGACAAAGGAGTAGAATATTTAGATTTATACAGCGGACATGGTGTGATTTCTATCGGACACACACAGCCGGATTATGTAGCAAAACTTAAAAATCAATTAGATCATTTAGGTTTTTACTCAAATGCAATTCAGAATCCTTTGCAGGTTGAATTGGCAAAGAAATTAGGAAAAATTTCAGGATTAGAAGATTATGAATTGTTTTTGTGCAGTTCCGGAGCTGAAGCAAACGAAAATGCTTTAAAATTAGCTTCTTTCCATAACGGAAGATCAAGAGTTGTGGCTTTTCATAATTCTTTCCACGGAAGAACCTCTGCAGCAGTTGCGGTTACAGACAATAAAAAGATTGTTGCACCAATAAATGCACAGCAAGAAGTAACATTTTTACCTTTAAACCAAATTGAATTGGTTGAAGCAGAATTAGCAAAAGGAGATGTTTCTTCTGTAATTATCGAAGGAATTCAGGGAGTTGGAGGTTTAGACCAAGGAACAACGGAGTTTTTTCAGGCTTTAGAAAAAGCATGTAAAAAACACGATGTGGTTTTAATCTTAGACGAAGTACAGTCAGGATATGGAAGAAGCGGGAAATTCTTCGCTTTCCAACACCACGGAATCAACGCTGATATTATTTCAGTTGCAAAAGGAATGGGGAATGGTTTCCCTGTTGGAGCGATTTTGATTTCTCCAAAATTCGAAGCTAGTTTTGGATTATTAGGAACTACTTTCGGCGGAAGCCACTTGTCTTGTGCAGCAGGAATTGCAGTTTTAGATGTAATTGAAAAGCTTGATTTACAAAAAAATGTAAATGAAGTTTACGAATATTTCTTAGAAAAAATCAAAGAAGTTGAAGGCATCAAACAAGTAAAAGGAAAAGGATTAATGCTTGGAGTAGAGTTTGATTTTGATGTTGCAGCTTTAAGAAAGAAATTAATTATCGAAAAACACATTTTTACAGGAAGCGCAAACAATAAAAATCTATTGAGAATTTTACCGCCTTTAACTGTGAAAAAAGTAGATATCGATACGTTTGTAAAAGCGTTGAAAGAAAGTTTAGCAGAGCTTAAAAATTAG
- a CDS encoding glutamate-5-semialdehyde dehydrogenase, with amino-acid sequence MKPLSIETRNAVLQTMAKLVEQERNQIILTNQEDLAAYDGSDLAMEERLKVDDKKVDEMILSLNQLASQEDPIGIERFQFTHDNGIKVVNKTAAFGTILIIYESRPDVTIEAGGIAFKSGNKILLKGGKESLKSNLKIVSLWHKALEENGVSKDWVEYLNYNRTETQAFLEKPTQKVDLIVPRGGEKLIEFVKAHATCPVIVSGRGNNFVYVHDDADTDLALKVILNAKTAKISACNALDKVLISSKLPNFEGFTAMLIEALVESKVEVVVDKSLEDFENTKTIQNEDIWYEEFLDYKIVIGTIDSNGHAIDMINKYCGGHSAAIITRDDEAAQQFMESIDAAAVYQNASTRFTDGGQFGLGGELAISTDKLHQRGPIGLQHLVTNKWYVYGEGQIR; translated from the coding sequence ATGAAACCATTATCAATAGAAACGCGCAATGCAGTTTTGCAGACCATGGCAAAACTGGTCGAACAGGAGCGGAATCAGATAATCCTGACCAATCAGGAAGATCTTGCTGCTTACGACGGTTCAGATTTAGCGATGGAAGAACGTCTGAAAGTAGATGATAAAAAAGTAGATGAAATGATTTTATCATTGAATCAGTTAGCTTCGCAGGAAGATCCCATTGGCATTGAGCGTTTTCAATTTACTCATGATAATGGAATAAAGGTGGTCAATAAGACTGCAGCTTTTGGAACAATTTTAATTATTTACGAATCTCGTCCAGATGTTACAATTGAAGCTGGCGGAATTGCTTTTAAATCTGGAAATAAGATTTTATTAAAAGGAGGAAAAGAATCTCTAAAATCAAATTTAAAGATTGTAAGTCTTTGGCATAAAGCTTTAGAAGAAAATGGAGTTTCAAAAGACTGGGTAGAATATCTGAATTACAACAGAACCGAAACGCAGGCATTTTTAGAAAAACCAACTCAAAAAGTAGATTTAATTGTGCCGAGAGGAGGAGAAAAATTAATTGAGTTTGTAAAAGCACATGCGACTTGCCCGGTAATCGTAAGCGGACGAGGAAATAATTTTGTTTACGTTCATGATGATGCTGATACGGATTTGGCTTTAAAAGTAATTTTAAACGCTAAAACGGCTAAAATTTCAGCTTGTAATGCTTTAGATAAAGTTTTAATCAGTTCTAAACTTCCAAATTTTGAAGGTTTTACAGCTATGTTGATTGAGGCTTTAGTAGAATCAAAAGTGGAAGTTGTTGTAGATAAATCGTTAGAGGATTTCGAGAATACCAAAACAATTCAAAATGAAGATATCTGGTACGAGGAGTTTTTAGATTATAAAATCGTAATTGGCACCATTGATTCTAATGGACATGCCATTGATATGATTAATAAATACTGCGGAGGACATTCTGCAGCAATTATTACGAGAGATGATGAAGCTGCACAACAGTTTATGGAATCGATAGATGCGGCAGCGGTTTATCAAAATGCTTCAACCCGTTTCACAGACGGCGGACAATTTGGCCTTGGCGGAGAATTAGCAATCAGCACAGATAAACTGCATCAAAGAGGACCAATTGGATTACAGCATTTGGTAACCAATAAATGGTACGTGTATGGAGAAGGGCAGATTAGGTAA
- the proB gene encoding glutamate 5-kinase: MTKKRILLKIGSNTLTKETNHISRGKIEDLGVQIAALNDEYEFIIVSSGAIAAAKQFVKLDNQDKDVFVKQALASIGQPHLMRIYNENFKDLGLNTSQCLLSYSDFEKEQTKKNIVNTINVLVRNNYIPIINENDTVATDEIRFGDNDKLAALTAVLLNVDILIIATNTNGIYTKVSIQDEIPETIKLVNDLKLLEKEIGDSKSSHGTGGMQSKIEAAGIAKAANIETWIVNGLNDNFILRALKDEISFTKIV, encoded by the coding sequence ATGACAAAAAAGAGAATTTTATTAAAAATAGGAAGTAACACCTTAACAAAGGAAACCAATCATATTTCGCGGGGAAAGATTGAAGACCTAGGGGTACAGATTGCGGCTCTAAACGACGAATATGAATTTATCATCGTAAGTTCAGGAGCAATTGCGGCGGCAAAGCAATTTGTAAAGCTGGATAATCAGGATAAAGATGTTTTTGTAAAACAGGCTTTAGCTTCTATTGGGCAGCCTCATTTAATGCGGATTTACAATGAAAATTTTAAGGATTTAGGATTAAATACCTCGCAGTGTTTACTTTCTTATTCTGATTTTGAAAAAGAACAGACCAAAAAAAATATTGTAAATACAATTAATGTATTGGTTAGAAATAATTACATTCCGATTATCAATGAAAATGATACTGTAGCGACAGATGAGATTCGGTTTGGAGATAATGATAAGTTAGCAGCATTAACAGCAGTTTTATTAAATGTTGATATTCTGATAATTGCAACCAATACAAACGGAATTTATACAAAAGTGTCTATTCAGGATGAAATTCCCGAAACTATTAAATTGGTAAACGATTTAAAACTTTTAGAAAAAGAAATCGGAGATTCAAAATCCTCACACGGAACGGGAGGAATGCAGTCTAAAATTGAAGCAGCAGGAATTGCGAAAGCAGCTAATATAGAAACCTGGATCGTGAATGGACTAAATGATAATTTTATTCTGAGGGCATTAAAAGACGAAATTTCTTTCACAAAAATTGTGTAG
- a CDS encoding GxxExxY protein, with amino-acid sequence MRTGLLHEELTKEIIKTFYEVYNELGYGFLERVYQNSLYLELKSKGFFVEAQKKIKVYYKGIEVGQYYADLIVEDLIILELKSSDCIVPEFENQILNYLRGTDCEVGLLLNFGRKPEFRRKVFENSRKIRIEKSV; translated from the coding sequence ATGAGAACAGGATTATTACATGAAGAATTGACAAAAGAAATTATTAAGACTTTTTATGAAGTTTATAATGAATTAGGATATGGTTTTTTAGAAAGAGTTTATCAAAATTCATTGTATTTAGAATTAAAAAGTAAAGGTTTTTTTGTTGAAGCTCAGAAAAAAATAAAAGTTTATTACAAGGGAATTGAAGTTGGACAATATTATGCTGATTTAATTGTAGAAGATTTAATCATTTTGGAATTAAAATCTTCCGATTGTATTGTTCCAGAATTTGAAAATCAAATTCTAAATTATTTAAGAGGAACTGATTGTGAAGTTGGTTTGCTTTTAAATTTTGGAAGAAAGCCAGAATTCAGAAGAAAAGTATTTGAAAACAGCCGAAAAATAAGAATAGAAAAATCCGTATAA
- a CDS encoding N-acetylornithine carbamoyltransferase — MNYISIKDIDSLSKWVKQAIKIKNNPLKNKKLGKNKTLIMLFFNSSLRTRLSTQKAAMNLGMNVMVMNFGSEGWTLEFEDGAVMNSGASEHIKEAAEVVSQYGDIIAIRAFAGLVDKEKDYAETVISGFLKHAMVPIVNMESAVRHPLQSLADAITMEEFKTKHKPKVVLSWAPHPRALPQAVANSFVEMMQMQKDMDFVITHPEGYELSPEITKDSKIEYDQNKAFENADFVYVKNWSNFNDYGKVTNSDPNWTVTAEKMALTNNGKFMHCLPVRRNVIVSDEVIDSENSIVIEQANNRTYSAQLVLQKILKKI, encoded by the coding sequence ATGAACTATATTTCAATAAAAGATATCGACTCATTATCAAAGTGGGTAAAACAAGCGATTAAAATCAAAAATAATCCGCTAAAGAACAAGAAACTAGGAAAGAATAAAACTTTAATAATGTTGTTTTTCAATTCTAGTCTCAGAACTCGCTTAAGTACACAAAAAGCGGCCATGAATCTGGGAATGAATGTAATGGTGATGAACTTTGGCAGTGAAGGCTGGACTTTGGAATTTGAAGACGGAGCTGTAATGAATTCAGGTGCTTCAGAACATATTAAAGAAGCAGCAGAAGTTGTTTCACAATATGGTGACATCATTGCAATCCGCGCTTTTGCAGGTTTAGTTGATAAAGAAAAAGATTATGCTGAAACTGTTATTTCAGGATTTTTAAAACATGCTATGGTACCAATTGTAAACATGGAAAGTGCTGTACGTCATCCATTACAGTCTTTGGCAGACGCCATTACGATGGAAGAATTCAAAACGAAACACAAACCAAAAGTTGTTCTTTCATGGGCTCCACATCCAAGAGCTTTGCCACAGGCAGTTGCGAATTCTTTCGTAGAAATGATGCAGATGCAAAAAGATATGGATTTTGTAATCACACATCCTGAAGGTTATGAATTAAGTCCGGAAATTACAAAAGATAGTAAAATCGAATACGATCAAAATAAAGCTTTTGAAAATGCCGATTTTGTTTACGTAAAAAACTGGAGCAATTTCAATGATTACGGAAAAGTAACCAACAGTGATCCAAACTGGACGGTTACTGCAGAAAAAATGGCCTTAACCAATAACGGAAAATTTATGCACTGCCTTCCGGTTCGTCGTAACGTAATCGTAAGCGATGAAGTAATCGATAGTGAAAATTCAATCGTAATCGAACAGGCAAACAACAGAACGTATTCTGCGCAATTAGTATTGCAGAAAATTTTGAAGAAAATATAA